One window from the genome of Anopheles merus strain MAF chromosome 3R, AmerM5.1, whole genome shotgun sequence encodes:
- the LOC121596117 gene encoding uncharacterized protein LOC121596117 isoform X3: MCQEHLSRGSFENRSKHEEKSFTKKILWNPLVLTLTFSGPHHLKRKLFRIPQSARSHTDIQRSSSFEEKILWNPLVLTLTFSGPHHLKRKLFRIPKVLVLTLTFSGPHHLKRKLFRIPQSARSHTDIQRISSFEE, encoded by the exons ATGTGCCAAGAACATTTGTCCAGGGGAAGTTTCGAAAACCGGAGCAAGCATGAGGAAAAATCATTCACGAAG AAAATTCTTTGGAATCCCCTCGTTCTCACACTGACATTCAGCGGTCCTCATCATTTGAAGAG AAAACTCTTTCGAATCCCCCAAAGTGCTCGTTCTCACACTGACATTCAGCGGTCCTCATCATTTGAAGAG AAAATTCTTTGGAATCCCCTCGTTCTCACACTGACATTCAGCGGTCCTCATCATTTGAAGAG AAAACTCTTTCGAATCCCCAAAGTGCTCGTTCTCACACTGACATTCAGCGGTCCTCATCATTTGAAGAG AAAACTCTTTCGAATCCCCCAAAGTGCTCGTTCTCACACTGACATTCAGCGGATCTCATCATTTGAAGAG TAA
- the LOC121596117 gene encoding uncharacterized protein LOC121596117 isoform X5 → MCQEHLSRGSFENRSKHEEKSFTKKILWNPLVLTLTFSGPHHLKRKLFRIPQSARSHTDIQRSSSFEEKILWNPLVLTLTFSGPHHLKRKLFRIPQSARSHTDIQRISSFEE, encoded by the exons ATGTGCCAAGAACATTTGTCCAGGGGAAGTTTCGAAAACCGGAGCAAGCATGAGGAAAAATCATTCACGAAG AAAATTCTTTGGAATCCCCTCGTTCTCACACTGACATTCAGCGGTCCTCATCATTTGAAGAG AAAACTCTTTCGAATCCCCCAAAGTGCTCGTTCTCACACTGACATTCAGCGGTCCTCATCATTTGAAGAG AAAATTCTTTGGAATCCCCTCGTTCTCACACTGACATTCAGCGGTCCTCATCATTTGAAGAG AAAACTCTTTCGAATCCCCCAAAGTGCTCGTTCTCACACTGACATTCAGCGGATCTCATCATTTGAAGAG TAA
- the LOC121596117 gene encoding uncharacterized protein LOC121596117 isoform X6 — protein MRKNHSRRKLFRIPQSARSHTDIQRSSSFEEKILWNPLVLTLTFSGPHHLKRKLFRIPKVLVLTLTFSGPHHLKRKLFRIPQSSRSHTNIQRSSSFEEKTLSNPPKCSFSH, from the exons ATGAGGAAAAATCATTCACGAAG AAAACTCTTTCGAATCCCCCAAAGTGCTCGTTCTCACACTGACATTCAGCGGTCCTCATCATTTGAAGAG AAAATTCTTTGGAATCCCCTCGTTCTCACACTGACATTCAGCGGTCCTCATCATTTGAAGAG AAAACTCTTTCGAATCCCCAAAGTGCTCGTTCTCACACTGACATTCAGCGGTCCTCATCATTTGAAGAG AAAACTCTTTCGAATCCCCCAAAGTTCTCGTTCTCACACTAACATTCAGCGGTCCTCATCATTTGAAGAG AAAACTCTTTCGAATCCCCCAAAGTGCTCGTTCTCACACTGA
- the LOC121596117 gene encoding uncharacterized protein LOC121596117 isoform X2, with product MCQEHLSRGSFENRSKHEEKSFTKKILWNPLVLTLTFSGPHHLKRKLFRIPQSARSHTDIQRSSSFEEKILWNPLVLTLTFSGPHHLKRKLFRIPKVLVLTLTFSGPHHLKRKLFRIPQSSRSHTNIQRSSSFEEKTLSNPPKCSFSH from the exons ATGTGCCAAGAACATTTGTCCAGGGGAAGTTTCGAAAACCGGAGCAAGCATGAGGAAAAATCATTCACGAAG AAAATTCTTTGGAATCCCCTCGTTCTCACACTGACATTCAGCGGTCCTCATCATTTGAAGAG AAAACTCTTTCGAATCCCCCAAAGTGCTCGTTCTCACACTGACATTCAGCGGTCCTCATCATTTGAAGAG AAAATTCTTTGGAATCCCCTCGTTCTCACACTGACATTCAGCGGTCCTCATCATTTGAAGAG AAAACTCTTTCGAATCCCCAAAGTGCTCGTTCTCACACTGACATTCAGCGGTCCTCATCATTTGAAGAG AAAACTCTTTCGAATCCCCCAAAGTTCTCGTTCTCACACTAACATTCAGCGGTCCTCATCATTTGAAGAG AAAACTCTTTCGAATCCCCCAAAGTGCTCGTTCTCACACTGA
- the LOC121596117 gene encoding uncharacterized protein LOC121596117 isoform X4, with amino-acid sequence MCQEHLSRGSFENRSKHEEKSFTKKILWNPLVLTLTFSGPHHLKRKLFRIPQSARSHTDIQRSSSFEEKILWNPLVLTLTFSGPHHLKRKLFRIPKVLVLTLTFSGPHHLKRKFFGIPSFSH; translated from the exons ATGTGCCAAGAACATTTGTCCAGGGGAAGTTTCGAAAACCGGAGCAAGCATGAGGAAAAATCATTCACGAAG AAAATTCTTTGGAATCCCCTCGTTCTCACACTGACATTCAGCGGTCCTCATCATTTGAAGAG AAAACTCTTTCGAATCCCCCAAAGTGCTCGTTCTCACACTGACATTCAGCGGTCCTCATCATTTGAAGAG AAAATTCTTTGGAATCCCCTCGTTCTCACACTGACATTCAGCGGTCCTCATCATTTGAAGAG AAAACTCTTTCGAATCCCCAAAGTGCTCGTTCTCACACTGACATTCAGCGGTCCTCATCATTTGAAGAG AAAATTCTTTGGAATCCCCTCGTTCTCACACTGA
- the LOC121596117 gene encoding tRNA N(3)-methylcytidine methyltransferase METTL6 isoform X1 → MDEPVDSKTVDPFSVDRFPKQKTFNLGDVVTDAAKILTEEERAKLEEQNKRLVTPFKALKLEQEARKHWDLFYKRNENRFFKDRHWTTREFSELLAGEDPAAAASSSPLAKPENVEKISVEKKLLEIGCGVGNLIFPLIEDGHRDYFIYACDLSPRAVELVRQHNLYDERYMKAFACDITTEEVFQTLPEASLDIVTLIFVLSAIHPEKFQSTVANIYRLLKPGGVVLFRDYGLYDMAQLRFKPGHKIAENFYMRQDGTRSYYFAEEEVSKLFSQAGFTVIVNNYIHRRTVNPKENIDVPRTFVQGKFRKPEQA, encoded by the coding sequence ATGGACGAGCCTGTTGATTCCAAAACTGTGGATCCATTTAGCGTGGATCGATTTCCCAAGCAAAAGACTTTCAATCTGGGTGACGTTGTGACCGATGCGGCCAAAATTCTCACCGAGGAGGAAAGGGCCAAATTGGAGGAGCAGAACAAACGCCTGGTGACGCCGTTCAAAGCGCTGAAATTAGAGCAAGAGGCCCGCAAGCATTGGGATTTGTTCTACAAGCGGAATGAAAACCGGTTCTTCAAAGATCGCCACTGGACGACGCGTGAGTTTAGCGAGCTGCTGGCGGGTGAAGATCCGGCTGCCGCTGCTAGCTCCTCGCCACTGGCCAAGCCGGAAAACGTGGAAAAGATAAGCGTTGAGAAAAAGCTGTTAGAAATTGGGTGCGGTGTAGGGAATTTAATATTTCCCTTAATCGAAGACGGGCATCGTGACTACTTCATCTATGCGTGTGATCTGTCACCACGTGCCGTGGAGCTGGTGCGGCAACATAACCTGTACGATGAGCGATACATGAAAGCATTCGCCTGCGACATCACGACGGAGGAAGTGTTCCAGACGCTACCCGAGGCCAGCCTGGACATAGTTACGCTGATCTTCGTACTGTCCGCTATACATCCGGAAAAGTTCCAATCGACGGTGGCCAACATTTACCGGTTGTTGAAGCCGGGAGGGGTTGTGCTGTTCCGCGATTACGGCCTTTACGATATGGCTCAGTTACGGTTCAAGCCAGGGCATAAGATAGCGGAAAATTTCTACATGCGACAGGACGGTACGAGAAGCTACTACTTTGCCGAGGAGGAAGTATCGAAATTGTTCAGTCAGGCCGGTTTTACGGTGATCGTGAACAACTACATTCATCGGCGCACGGTAAACCCGAAGGAAAACATCGATGTGCCAAGAACATTTGTCCAGGGGAAGTTTCGAAAACCGGAGCAAGCATGA